Proteins encoded within one genomic window of Spirulina major PCC 6313:
- a CDS encoding pentapeptide repeat-containing protein has product MTLFTPDDVLERIKTGQSLQKAELSHLDLSGCTITGGDFNQAYIKSGNFSGAIAYKTKFTQTILHFSNFDHAKVSESDFTEAELNSATGNEADFSKTQCVKSKFYGAKLSDLNAQGANFQQADFRDSAAPRGNFTHAIGDRAHFGNARMTAAIFHHSSFCRAQFIKAQLEETQWHHATLERANFQESRLRGAEFLNAQLIQANFGHTHVQNVNFNGAELLEADFNHSTLMNVNFSDAALYEVDFEGAHFCQVNLENANLENANLENTVWQDAIDVDFSTCHVAGATFTDAQGLTAAQKQWLRDQGATNVPR; this is encoded by the coding sequence ATGACATTATTCACGCCCGACGACGTTTTAGAGCGAATTAAAACCGGTCAATCCCTCCAAAAAGCAGAGCTAAGTCACCTCGATTTATCCGGCTGTACGATTACAGGAGGAGATTTTAATCAAGCTTATATAAAGAGTGGAAATTTTTCAGGAGCGATCGCCTACAAGACCAAATTTACCCAGACGATTCTACATTTTTCAAACTTTGATCATGCCAAGGTTTCAGAATCAGACTTTACCGAAGCGGAATTGAATAGTGCCACTGGTAACGAAGCGGACTTTAGCAAGACTCAATGTGTCAAGAGCAAATTTTATGGCGCGAAGCTCAGTGATTTAAATGCCCAAGGGGCAAATTTTCAGCAGGCCGATTTTCGCGACAGTGCGGCCCCCCGTGGAAATTTCACCCACGCAATCGGCGATCGCGCCCATTTCGGCAATGCCCGGATGACCGCAGCCATTTTTCATCACAGTTCCTTTTGTCGGGCGCAGTTTATCAAAGCGCAACTCGAAGAAACCCAATGGCATCACGCCACCTTAGAACGAGCCAATTTTCAAGAGTCTCGGCTCCGGGGGGCTGAGTTTCTCAATGCCCAATTAATTCAAGCTAACTTTGGCCATACCCATGTCCAAAACGTGAACTTTAACGGTGCGGAATTACTCGAAGCGGACTTTAACCACAGTACGTTGATGAATGTGAATTTTTCCGATGCGGCACTCTATGAGGTGGATTTTGAGGGGGCGCATTTTTGTCAGGTGAATCTAGAAAATGCAAATTTGGAAAATGCAAATTTGGAAAATACGGTGTGGCAAGATGCGATCGATGTGGATTTTTCCACCTGCCATGTGGCTGGGGCAACGTTTACCGATGCGCAAGGGCTGACGGCGGCCCAAAAACAATGGCTGCGGGATCAGGGAGCGACGAATGTACCGCGTTAA
- a CDS encoding quinone-dependent dihydroorotate dehydrogenase, translating to MNWYQQWARPVFFSGMLGDAEQVHQRSLAAIAWLDRTRFLGIPDSIAQFCQFHDPRLTQTLWGIEFPNPVGLAAGFDKDGEGAGLWDAFGFGFAELGTVTYHPQPGNPKPRLFRLVADEAVLNRMGFNNAGSAALQTRLAERSHPFSIPIGINLGKSKITPLEAAAADYVGSFERLQDLGDYFVVNVSSPNTPGLRSLQARDQLEPIFAALQTANTSQKPIVVKIAPDLADGDILDVVAIAQDYAIAGIIATNTTIRRDLTTTHLAQTGQAVTAEAGGISGRPVRSRSTAVIRLLWQETHGTLPIIGVGGIFSAADAWEKITAGASLVQLYTGWIYQGPLLVRQILTGLLAQLDTHNLPNFEAAIGSELPYR from the coding sequence GTGAATTGGTATCAGCAATGGGCGCGACCGGTGTTTTTTTCCGGAATGCTGGGCGATGCAGAACAGGTGCATCAGCGCAGTCTTGCCGCGATCGCTTGGCTCGATCGCACCCGGTTCCTGGGCATTCCCGACAGTATTGCCCAATTCTGTCAGTTCCATGATCCGCGCTTAACCCAAACCCTGTGGGGGATTGAATTTCCCAATCCGGTGGGGTTGGCGGCAGGGTTTGACAAAGATGGCGAAGGGGCGGGCCTGTGGGATGCCTTTGGGTTTGGGTTTGCGGAGTTGGGAACGGTGACCTACCATCCTCAGCCGGGCAACCCGAAGCCGCGCCTCTTTCGCCTCGTGGCGGATGAGGCGGTGCTGAATCGGATGGGGTTCAATAATGCAGGCAGTGCGGCGTTGCAAACACGCCTAGCGGAGCGATCGCATCCCTTCTCCATTCCCATCGGGATCAATTTAGGCAAATCGAAAATTACCCCCCTAGAGGCAGCAGCAGCGGATTATGTCGGCAGTTTCGAGCGGTTGCAGGACTTAGGGGATTATTTTGTCGTGAATGTGAGTTCACCGAATACGCCGGGGCTGCGATCGCTCCAAGCCCGCGACCAACTTGAACCCATTTTCGCCGCCCTCCAAACGGCAAATACAAGCCAAAAACCGATCGTGGTGAAGATTGCACCGGATCTCGCCGATGGGGATATTCTCGATGTGGTCGCGATCGCGCAAGACTATGCGATCGCCGGGATCATCGCCACCAACACCACGATCCGCCGCGACCTCACCACCACCCACCTCGCCCAAACCGGCCAAGCCGTCACCGCCGAAGCCGGGGGGATCAGTGGCCGTCCGGTGCGATCGCGCTCCACCGCCGTGATCCGCCTCCTCTGGCAGGAAACCCACGGCACGTTACCGATTATTGGCGTTGGGGGCATTTTCAGCGCCGCCGATGCCTGGGAAAAAATCACCGCCGGGGCCAGCCTCGTCCAACTCTACACCGGCTGGATCTACCAAGGCCCGCTCCTCGTGCGTCAAATCCTCACGGGCCTCCTCGCTCAACTCGATACCCACAACCTCCCCAATTTTGAGGCGGCGATCGGGTCTGAACTCCCCTACCGTTAG
- a CDS encoding globin family protein, with product MSLQVECLEQSFEKVKPNADAFVTSFYDNLTTMYPEAAPLFSSTDMAAQKKKLLASLVLVVENLRNPDALTDALHGLGARHVKYGALPEHYPLVGNALLKTFEDYLQDDWTAEVKQAWVDAYGAIAELMLAGADYSAAAVALEPPPAESSPSPAPTPEPSPEPSPEPDVSPLEVPEFGINWGLFGGLIAGGGIVTLLLLLL from the coding sequence ATGTCCTTACAAGTTGAATGTCTTGAGCAGAGTTTTGAAAAAGTAAAGCCCAATGCTGACGCATTCGTCACGAGTTTTTATGACAACTTGACGACCATGTACCCCGAAGCTGCGCCGCTATTTTCCAGCACCGACATGGCCGCCCAAAAGAAAAAGCTCCTCGCCTCCCTGGTGTTGGTGGTGGAAAACCTCCGCAACCCCGATGCCCTCACGGATGCACTCCACGGCCTCGGCGCTCGTCACGTTAAATATGGAGCCTTGCCGGAACATTACCCCCTCGTTGGGAATGCCCTCCTCAAAACCTTTGAAGACTATCTCCAAGACGATTGGACGGCTGAAGTCAAGCAAGCCTGGGTGGATGCCTACGGTGCGATCGCTGAACTGATGCTCGCGGGTGCGGATTATTCCGCCGCAGCAGTGGCCCTTGAACCTCCCCCGGCGGAATCGTCACCTTCCCCAGCCCCGACCCCCGAACCTTCCCCCGAACCCTCCCCCGAACCCGATGTATCTCCCCTTGAAGTCCCTGAGTTTGGGATTAATTGGGGCCTGTTTGGTGGGTTGATCGCGGGTGGTGGCATCGTGACGCTGCTGTTACTCCTGCTGTAA
- a CDS encoding ubiquinol-cytochrome c reductase iron-sulfur subunit, whose product MERRQFLSWVSVGMLASSLPMVLAACGTETTADEPSPEASPPEPDIDTTPREDGFQALATIEQVNAEPVVDKTNTAAYVMIFRHPDTADLVALNPMCTHQGCTVKLDPDAKNLPCPCHGSVFALDGSVTTGPAEKPLPVFEVKEEDGLVLVKVSA is encoded by the coding sequence ATGGAACGTCGTCAATTTTTAAGCTGGGTCAGCGTTGGGATGCTTGCTAGTTCCCTGCCGATGGTCTTAGCCGCCTGCGGGACTGAAACCACCGCCGACGAACCCAGCCCCGAAGCCTCACCCCCCGAACCCGACATCGACACCACCCCACGGGAGGACGGGTTTCAAGCCCTCGCCACCATCGAACAGGTCAACGCTGAACCCGTGGTGGATAAAACCAATACCGCCGCCTATGTGATGATTTTTCGGCATCCGGATACCGCTGATCTCGTCGCCCTCAATCCCATGTGTACCCATCAGGGCTGCACCGTCAAGCTCGACCCCGACGCGAAAAATTTACCCTGTCCCTGCCATGGTTCCGTCTTTGCCCTGGATGGGTCTGTGACCACTGGGCCGGCGGAAAAACCGTTACCCGTCTTTGAAGTGAAAGAAGAAGATGGCTTAGTTTTGGTTAAGGTCAGTGCTTAG
- a CDS encoding SulP family inorganic anion transporter, with product MQLTNTINFKNVQGDIFGGLTAAVIALPMALAFGVASGAGASAGLWGAVLVGFFAALFGGTPTLISEPTGPMTVVMTAVIAHFTISNPENGLALAFTVVMMAGVFQMLFGVLRLGRYITLMPYTVISGFMSGIGIILIILQTAPFLGQASPKGGVVGTIQNLPELLSNINPSETILAAIAVALLYVTPKAVRKVIPPQLISLIVGTVVALVFFHNVDIRVIGEIPMGLPKLHIPMFSVSGGEFRLMLVDSLLLAMLGCIDALLTSLVADSLTRTEHNSDKELIGQGLGNLMSGLFGGIAGAGATMGTVVNIKTGGRTALSGLTRSLILFVIVAIAAPLVAPIPLAVLAGIAIKVGIDIVDWSFLKRAHKVSPKAAFIMYGVILLTVFVDLIVAVGVGVFVANILTIERLTKLQSQRVKTVTDADDEIILSPTEMQILDRAEGRILLFHLSGPMIFGVSKAIAREHNAIQQYESLVLDLSDVPVLGVTSSLAIENAINEAIEQGRHVFIVGATGSIQRRLEKLGILAKIPTHHLVMQRQEALVRAMELIDIDAGDDVLQTDDTPPSTTPSTAPSTAT from the coding sequence ATGCAACTGACCAACACCATCAATTTTAAAAATGTCCAGGGGGACATTTTCGGAGGTCTAACCGCCGCCGTCATTGCTCTCCCCATGGCCCTCGCCTTCGGGGTCGCCTCCGGAGCCGGTGCTTCCGCCGGTCTTTGGGGCGCTGTCCTCGTCGGCTTCTTTGCCGCCCTCTTTGGGGGAACGCCCACCCTCATTTCTGAACCCACTGGGCCGATGACCGTGGTGATGACCGCCGTGATCGCCCACTTCACGATCAGCAACCCCGAAAACGGCCTCGCCCTGGCCTTCACCGTGGTGATGATGGCAGGGGTGTTCCAAATGCTCTTTGGAGTCCTGCGGCTGGGGCGCTACATCACCCTGATGCCCTACACCGTGATTTCGGGGTTCATGTCAGGCATTGGGATCATCCTGATCATCCTGCAAACGGCTCCCTTCCTCGGCCAAGCTAGCCCCAAAGGGGGAGTGGTCGGCACGATCCAAAACCTGCCGGAACTCCTCAGCAATATCAATCCGTCGGAAACGATCTTGGCTGCGATCGCCGTCGCCTTGCTCTACGTCACCCCCAAAGCCGTGCGCAAGGTCATCCCTCCGCAATTAATCTCCTTGATTGTCGGTACAGTGGTCGCCTTAGTCTTCTTCCATAACGTGGACATCCGTGTCATTGGCGAAATTCCCATGGGGCTACCCAAGTTGCACATCCCGATGTTCAGCGTCAGTGGTGGTGAATTTCGGCTGATGCTCGTGGATTCGCTGCTGTTGGCGATGTTGGGCTGCATTGATGCTTTGCTGACTTCCCTGGTGGCCGACAGCTTAACCCGTACCGAACATAATTCTGATAAAGAATTGATTGGGCAAGGCTTAGGAAACTTGATGTCCGGTCTTTTCGGTGGGATTGCCGGAGCCGGGGCAACCATGGGAACCGTGGTCAACATCAAAACCGGGGGACGCACGGCTCTATCTGGCTTGACTCGTTCTTTGATCCTGTTTGTGATTGTGGCGATCGCTGCGCCCTTAGTCGCTCCGATTCCCTTGGCCGTCTTGGCGGGGATCGCGATCAAAGTGGGGATCGATATTGTGGACTGGAGCTTCTTGAAGCGGGCCCACAAAGTTTCGCCCAAAGCCGCCTTCATTATGTACGGCGTGATCCTCTTAACGGTCTTTGTGGACTTGATTGTCGCTGTCGGTGTGGGGGTCTTCGTCGCCAACATTCTCACCATTGAACGCTTGACCAAACTCCAATCCCAACGGGTGAAAACCGTCACCGATGCGGACGACGAAATCATCCTGTCACCGACGGAAATGCAAATTCTCGATCGCGCCGAGGGCCGGATTCTCCTGTTCCACCTCAGTGGCCCGATGATCTTTGGGGTCTCGAAAGCGATCGCCCGCGAGCACAACGCCATTCAACAGTACGAAAGCCTCGTCCTCGACCTCAGCGATGTGCCGGTATTGGGTGTGACCTCTTCCCTCGCCATCGAAAACGCGATCAACGAAGCGATCGAGCAAGGTCGCCACGTCTTCATCGTCGGTGCCACCGGTAGCATTCAGCGCCGCCTCGAAAAACTCGGCATCCTGGCCAAAATCCCCACCCATCACCTCGTGATGCAACGCCAAGAAGCCCTAGTGCGAGCCATGGAACTGATCGACATTGATGCGGGTGATGATGTTCTGCAAACCGACGATACTCCCCCAAGCACAACACCGAGCACCGCACCAAGCACTGCAACATGA
- a CDS encoding thioredoxin domain-containing protein — protein MMKQKMGSILGTVGLILLCWFSTGPATASSLTGLAALRASAQEATPYAVAMENGKPTVIEFYADWCGTCQGLAKTMRSLAAEYGDRINIVMLNIDDPQWIDLVETHQVTGVPQLTALSADHRVQRYLVGAVPKPVLTDLFEQLLPPA, from the coding sequence ATGATGAAGCAAAAAATGGGGTCAATCCTGGGAACCGTGGGTTTAATCCTGCTCTGTTGGTTCAGCACTGGGCCAGCGACAGCATCATCCCTGACCGGATTAGCAGCATTGCGAGCCTCGGCTCAGGAGGCGACTCCCTACGCTGTGGCGATGGAGAATGGCAAGCCGACGGTGATTGAGTTCTACGCGGATTGGTGCGGAACCTGCCAAGGGTTGGCGAAAACGATGCGATCGCTCGCGGCGGAGTACGGCGATCGCATCAACATCGTCATGCTCAACATCGACGACCCCCAATGGATCGACCTCGTGGAAACCCACCAGGTCACCGGCGTGCCCCAACTCACCGCCCTCAGTGCGGATCATCGCGTTCAACGCTATCTCGTTGGAGCCGTCCCGAAACCCGTCCTCACCGATCTATTTGAGCAATTATTGCCCCCGGCTTGA
- a CDS encoding cytochrome c3 family protein, producing the protein MISWLKQHFSIQSFLKTRTAIILLIVGFVIWFGAAFAMDQKQIFLPGQTSEGHHLFEASCSSCHEGFKPVSNDNCNRCHEAELAADVHGVKKFRDPRWAVLLEDIDVLTCTACHNEHVQMFGRGVHLHPDLCMACHEGIIQGDLASHDGFTPDGCWTAGCHNFHDHRSISTAFLTQNLDQPFMLPTPEVPELEVEVTLDRAPTPDLDREFLGGGA; encoded by the coding sequence ATGATTTCTTGGTTGAAACAGCACTTCTCAATCCAATCTTTCCTGAAGACAAGAACTGCAATTATTTTACTGATTGTGGGGTTTGTGATTTGGTTTGGTGCAGCCTTTGCAATGGATCAAAAACAGATTTTTCTACCCGGACAAACATCGGAAGGACACCATCTTTTTGAAGCGTCCTGTAGCTCTTGTCATGAAGGATTTAAGCCGGTGAGCAATGACAATTGCAATCGTTGCCATGAGGCGGAATTGGCCGCAGATGTGCATGGGGTGAAGAAATTTCGTGATCCCCGTTGGGCGGTTCTCCTTGAAGACATTGATGTGCTCACTTGTACGGCGTGCCATAACGAACATGTCCAAATGTTTGGGCGCGGGGTGCATCTCCATCCGGATCTCTGTATGGCGTGTCATGAGGGGATTATTCAGGGGGATCTCGCTAGTCATGATGGGTTTACACCCGATGGCTGTTGGACGGCGGGCTGTCATAATTTCCACGACCATCGCTCAATTTCCACGGCATTTTTAACGCAAAATCTAGATCAACCGTTCATGCTGCCTACGCCAGAAGTGCCGGAATTAGAGGTGGAGGTTACGCTCGATCGCGCCCCGACACCGGATCTAGACCGGGAGTTTTTGGGGGGTGGGGCATGA
- a CDS encoding cytochrome c biogenesis protein, with translation MKFAKFLIGLCLGLVLILVPVSQFPASPLAPLQDLAVQLDGRKKPLDTVARETVQQIHGRTTYTATNGERLDGLQAYLALLFNDRDWNQEPFILFNYRPLKAEVGLDPEQKYFTFGELMRSRLGGIVSTAHQHQAQDQDLSRAEREALRLEDRLTLLIGTVSSQDLPLVPHPSDRHGAWVGIADTATLYPDSTAERITSLYQSLRRSYRQHTDDLASQAQTLHDTLADLSPTVYPDTVPLERETRFYRLHPFAKAWRLYAIAFVTMLLVVLTGKQEWDQGAIGLFVAGLGIHGYGFVERMQIAGRPPVTNMYESVIWVSFGVAAIALLFELRHRARYYLLAAAPLSIVCLLLADSLPAVLDPSIRPLVPVLRDNFWLAVHVPTITLSYASFALALGLGHILLGFYLFAPQSPRIAQLSKWNYGVLQVGVLLLTTGIILGGIWAHFSWGRFWGWDPKETWALIALMCYVVPLHGRLMGWLGSFGLAVTSVVGFNAVLMAWYGVNFVLGTGLHSYGFATGGSQWIVAGLVGMDLLLVAIAAARYKLRPTPVPTPTTDPHVVVTKPDVPVKQS, from the coding sequence ATGAAATTTGCAAAATTCCTAATTGGACTCTGTTTAGGCTTAGTTTTGATTCTGGTTCCCGTCAGTCAATTTCCCGCCTCGCCCCTTGCACCGCTGCAAGATTTAGCGGTGCAGTTGGACGGTCGGAAAAAGCCGTTAGATACGGTGGCGCGGGAAACAGTGCAGCAGATCCACGGTCGTACCACCTACACCGCCACCAATGGGGAACGGTTGGACGGACTCCAGGCCTATCTCGCGTTGTTGTTTAACGATCGCGACTGGAACCAAGAGCCGTTTATTCTGTTCAACTATCGCCCGTTAAAAGCAGAAGTGGGGCTAGATCCGGAGCAAAAGTATTTCACCTTTGGGGAGTTGATGCGATCGCGCCTCGGCGGCATCGTCTCCACCGCTCACCAACACCAAGCCCAAGACCAAGACCTGAGCCGCGCTGAACGGGAAGCCCTGCGCCTCGAAGACCGCCTCACCCTGTTGATCGGCACGGTGAGCAGCCAAGACTTGCCCCTCGTCCCCCATCCCAGCGATCGCCACGGTGCATGGGTCGGCATTGCCGACACCGCGACCCTCTATCCTGACAGCACAGCGGAACGAATCACGAGCCTCTACCAATCCCTGCGCCGCAGTTATCGCCAACACACCGACGATCTCGCCAGCCAAGCCCAAACCCTCCACGACACCCTCGCCGACCTCAGCCCGACGGTGTACCCCGACACTGTCCCCCTCGAACGGGAAACCCGCTTTTATCGCCTCCACCCCTTCGCCAAAGCTTGGCGACTCTATGCGATCGCCTTCGTCACGATGTTGCTCGTCGTCCTCACGGGGAAACAGGAATGGGATCAAGGGGCGATCGGGCTGTTCGTGGCGGGGTTAGGGATTCACGGCTACGGCTTTGTGGAACGGATGCAGATCGCCGGTCGTCCCCCCGTGACGAATATGTATGAATCGGTGATTTGGGTCAGTTTTGGGGTGGCAGCGATCGCGCTTCTGTTTGAACTCCGCCACCGCGCCCGCTACTACCTCCTCGCCGCAGCCCCCCTCTCCATCGTCTGCCTCCTCCTCGCCGACAGCCTCCCCGCCGTCCTCGACCCCAGCATCCGCCCCCTCGTCCCCGTCCTGCGCGATAACTTTTGGCTCGCGGTTCATGTCCCGACGATCACCCTGAGTTACGCCAGTTTCGCCCTGGCCTTGGGGTTAGGCCATATCCTGCTGGGGTTCTATCTCTTCGCCCCCCAATCCCCCCGCATCGCCCAACTCAGCAAATGGAATTACGGTGTGCTGCAAGTGGGTGTGTTATTGCTCACGACGGGGATTATTCTCGGTGGCATCTGGGCGCATTTCTCCTGGGGACGCTTTTGGGGGTGGGACCCGAAAGAAACCTGGGCCTTGATTGCGTTGATGTGTTACGTTGTCCCGCTCCACGGTCGTCTCATGGGGTGGCTCGGTTCCTTTGGGTTGGCTGTAACGAGTGTGGTGGGGTTCAATGCGGTGTTGATGGCCTGGTATGGCGTTAACTTTGTCCTTGGAACCGGGTTGCATAGTTATGGATTCGCCACCGGGGGATCGCAGTGGATTGTCGCGGGTCTGGTGGGGATGGATTTGCTCTTGGTGGCGATCGCAGCCGCTCGTTACAAACTCCGCCCGACCCCCGTCCCCACCCCCACCACCGACCCCCATGTCGTGGTGACGAAACCGGATGTTCCCGTCAAACAGTCCTAA
- the folD gene encoding bifunctional methylenetetrahydrofolate dehydrogenase/methenyltetrahydrofolate cyclohydrolase FolD, translated as MSQTLDGKALAAKLQATLKTQVEIIQAQGGRSPGLAVLMVGDNPASAAYVRNKERACAKVGITSFGRHFPITTTQAELTAVIHALNADERVDGILVQLPLPDHLDSVALLHEIDPDKDADGLHPTNLGRLIRGETGLRSCTPYGVMAVLKEYDINPAGKQAVIVGRSILVGKPMALMLLEANATVMVAHSRSQDLAALTRSADILVAAVGKPKMITADMVKPGAVVIDVGINRVENPETGKGKLVGDVDYGPVAAIASAITPVPGGIGPMTVAMLLHNTVWSYQRRFGG; from the coding sequence ATGTCGCAGACCCTCGACGGCAAGGCACTCGCCGCAAAACTTCAAGCCACCCTCAAAACCCAAGTCGAAATCATCCAAGCCCAAGGGGGGCGATCGCCGGGGTTAGCGGTGTTGATGGTGGGGGACAATCCCGCCAGTGCGGCCTATGTGCGCAATAAGGAACGGGCCTGCGCCAAGGTGGGGATCACGTCCTTTGGCCGGCATTTCCCCATCACCACCACCCAAGCCGAACTCACCGCCGTCATCCATGCACTGAACGCCGATGAGCGCGTCGATGGCATTCTGGTTCAATTGCCGCTGCCGGATCACCTGGACAGTGTGGCGTTGCTCCATGAAATTGACCCGGATAAAGATGCGGATGGGCTGCACCCGACGAATCTAGGGCGGTTGATTCGGGGTGAAACGGGCCTGCGCAGTTGTACGCCCTATGGGGTGATGGCAGTGTTGAAGGAATACGACATTAATCCAGCGGGCAAACAGGCGGTGATCGTCGGACGCAGCATTTTAGTGGGGAAACCGATGGCGTTGATGTTGCTCGAAGCCAATGCCACGGTGATGGTGGCCCATTCGCGATCGCAGGACCTCGCCGCCCTCACCCGCAGCGCTGATATTCTCGTCGCCGCCGTCGGGAAACCGAAGATGATCACCGCCGATATGGTGAAACCGGGAGCCGTGGTGATTGATGTGGGGATTAATCGCGTTGAGAACCCAGAGACGGGCAAAGGTAAGCTCGTCGGCGATGTGGACTATGGACCCGTGGCGGCGATCGCCAGCGCGATTACGCCGGTTCCCGGTGGCATTGGCCCGATGACCGTGGCGATGTTGCTGCACAATACGGTATGGAGTTATCAGCGGCGGTTTGGGGGGTAG
- a CDS encoding Tll0287-like domain-containing protein codes for MLKFINYWKQRIRLKVFTLYALIAAVCITAVACSSGGGASESEPSASIPPEMVTDYIHTVLEADRTAYTRHVVNRSEVLEGKDNEKGVLTVEATEGWQTADGIPLPAQMFRLGSEIAAEKGDGSFTYGLISTWNINDNQAPKNDFEKEAMDSVNETGEPYKGYQEIAGQQYFSALYPDVAVAEACVTCHNTHPIHLERYPDKVFEMGDVMGGVMINIPLEES; via the coding sequence ATGCTCAAATTCATCAACTATTGGAAACAACGGATTCGCTTAAAAGTATTCACCCTTTACGCCTTGATTGCTGCTGTGTGTATCACGGCGGTGGCCTGTAGCAGTGGCGGTGGTGCGTCAGAATCCGAACCCTCCGCAAGCATACCCCCCGAAATGGTCACGGACTATATTCATACCGTCCTCGAAGCCGATCGCACCGCCTACACCCGGCATGTGGTCAACCGTTCTGAAGTGCTCGAAGGCAAAGACAACGAAAAAGGTGTGTTAACCGTCGAAGCCACCGAAGGTTGGCAAACCGCCGACGGGATTCCCCTCCCGGCCCAAATGTTCCGCTTAGGGTCTGAAATTGCCGCCGAAAAAGGCGATGGCAGCTTCACCTATGGTCTGATTTCAACCTGGAACATCAACGACAACCAAGCGCCGAAAAACGACTTTGAAAAAGAGGCGATGGATTCTGTCAATGAAACCGGTGAACCCTACAAAGGCTATCAAGAAATCGCGGGTCAACAGTATTTCTCGGCTCTCTATCCAGATGTTGCTGTTGCTGAAGCCTGCGTCACCTGTCACAATACCCACCCCATTCACCTCGAACGCTATCCCGACAAAGTGTTTGAAATGGGCGATGTGATGGGCGGCGTGATGATCAATATTCCCCTCGAAGAATCGTAA
- a CDS encoding cytochrome c3 family protein: protein MKLMRVLFCGVMLWLGLSAIAPLTPIAIASPITQAQLDEITTQWQDSTHALADVNCSSCHQNEETQEFVPAPGYESCQSCHEPETETFLLGKHGIRLQEGLSPLTPALARLPMHAEASDRPLNCNTCHDVHALQTRPAAVDACLTCHNDTHSNNYKNSPHATLFSSAGELPRPDSSAVTCATCHLPRQTLGETDTVFVNHNNTYTLLPRDRMVSDVCMNCHGLEHSYNSIFDDDLVEANFNQRPTQAMETFELIRAFEQQRSSQNTPETPQE from the coding sequence ATGAAGCTGATGCGTGTGCTGTTTTGTGGGGTAATGCTGTGGTTGGGGCTGAGTGCGATCGCACCCCTCACCCCGATCGCGATCGCCTCCCCCATCACCCAAGCCCAACTCGATGAAATCACCACCCAATGGCAAGACAGCACCCACGCCCTCGCCGATGTGAACTGTTCGAGTTGTCATCAAAACGAGGAGACTCAAGAGTTTGTCCCAGCACCCGGCTATGAAAGCTGCCAAAGCTGTCATGAGCCGGAAACCGAGACTTTTTTACTCGGTAAGCATGGGATTCGGCTCCAGGAAGGCTTATCCCCCCTGACTCCGGCACTGGCGAGGCTTCCTATGCACGCGGAGGCGAGCGATCGCCCCCTCAACTGCAACACCTGCCACGATGTCCACGCCCTGCAAACCCGCCCCGCCGCCGTGGATGCCTGCCTCACCTGTCACAACGACACCCATTCCAACAACTACAAAAATTCACCCCACGCCACCCTATTTAGCTCTGCTGGGGAGTTACCCCGTCCGGACAGTAGCGCCGTGACCTGTGCAACTTGTCACCTGCCCCGGCAAACCCTAGGGGAAACCGACACGGTGTTCGTTAACCACAACAACACCTACACGCTGTTGCCTCGCGATCGCATGGTGAGCGATGTCTGTATGAATTGTCATGGTCTTGAACATTCCTACAACAGCATCTTTGACGATGATCTTGTCGAAGCCAACTTTAATCAACGGCCCACTCAAGCAATGGAAACCTTCGAGTTAATTCGGGCCTTTGAGCAACAGCGTTCCAGTCAAAACACCCCTGAAACACCCCAAGAGTGA